CCAACCGTGGCATGACTGATCACTTCTACCGTTGAAGCGTGTACATCCAAGCCATAACCGGTTTGAATGCTTAACTGGCTGAGCCAATTCAGCGGCGTATTTTTCGCTGAGGAATATGTTGCGGAAAATACAGTGTGGTCGGCTGGCAATGAGGAAGGAATATGCAAAGGCAGAATTTTTGATCCAATCGTTGATTCAGGATTTAAGATCAAATCCAGCACGCTGCCTTGCTCAGCAATTTCACCGTGAGAGAGCATGGCAACATCGTCAGCAATCTGACGCACCACATCCATTTCATGGGTAATTAAAATTACCGACAGCCCAAGTTCATCACGCAGTTCAGTCAGCAGTTTTAAAATAGATTGCGTTGAATCCGGATCTAGACCGGAAGTGGCTTCATCTGCAATGACAATGCTGGGCTGAAGCGCTAGAGCGCGTGCAATGCCGACACGCTGCTGCTGTCCGCCGGAAAGCTGTGCAGGGTAATGATTCGCGCGGTCAGAGAGTTTGACGTTTTCCAGCAGGTAAGCCACCCGTTCTTGAATTTGATGATCCACTACGCCGAGGAATTCCAGAGGAAGCGCAATATTTTCAGCAGCTGTGCGGCGCTTGAGCAGCGCTGAAGACTGGAAAATCAGTCCGATTTTCTGGCGCTGCTGTCGGAGCGCTTCAGCATTCAGTGTATTCAGTACTGTGCCGTCTAAAATCAGCTCGCCGGAGCTTGGATGTTCTAGCAGGCTTAAGCATTTTGAGAGTGTGGATTTTCCTGAGCCGCTGGGGCCGACAATAGCGGTAATTTTGCCTTTTGCAATGCTGAGATTGATATCTTTCAGCACCTGCGCTTGGCCGCCGTTTTTCAGCGGATAGCTTTTATAAAGATTTCGAATTTCATACATTGTGCAAAAACTTCAGCTTTAACATGAGCTGAAATTTAATCTGAATTTAATATGTTTATTAAATATAAATTTCTGCATTTTATATGCAATTAAAGGCATATATAAATAAATAAATAGTTAATCAGATTTAATTAAAACTATTTTAAATAAAACGATTTCGTTGTCGGATTAATGTATAAAAAACTGCGGAAAATGATGCTAGCGTAGATTTATAACAAACAAGAGAGCATTTTATAATGACTTCGAAAATCGAAATAAAATTGAAAGATGCGCAGAATATCCCGCGGGATTTTTATCAGCATGATCCTTTGGCTCATGTGATACGGTCAGATGAAGAAGCCATTCAAATAGCACAACAATTAGCGCATGAATTTGCAAAGGAAGCATCAGCACGTGATTATGAGCGTCGTTTACCTTTAAAAGAAATAGAGCAATATTCAGCTTCCGGCTTATGGGGCATTACCATTCCAAAAGCATTTGGCGGTGCTGGTGTCAGCTATAGGACATTGGCGGAAGTGGTCAAAATTATTTCCAGTGCAGATTCTTCTTTGGGTCAGATTGCGCAGAACCATTGGGCATTTTTAGAACATATCCGTTTGGATGCATCGCCGCAGCAACAGGAATTTTTCTTTGATCAGGTGCTGCAGGGCAAGCGTTTCGGCAATGCATTTTCAGAAAAAGGCTCGAAAACCGTGGCGGATTTAACCACTGTGATTGAGTTTGAATCGGATCATGCTGTGATTAATGGCCAAAAGTTTTTTGCCACCGGCGCGCTGCTGGCGCACTGGGTGCCCGTCGTTGCAGTGAATGACGGCAAGCCTTATGCCGCTTTAGTCCCGCAGCATACGCCTGGACTGACCATCATTAATGACTGGAGCGGATTTGGTCAGCGCACTACAGTCAGCGGTTCAGTGCTTTTAGATAATGTGAAGGTCGATCTGAAATATATCGTGCCGATTCATCAGGCCTTTGAACGTCCAACAGCGGCAGGCGCAATTTCCCAGTTTATTCAGTCTGCCGTTGATGCAGGCATTGCGCGCGGCGCAATTCAGGAAACCATTGATTATGTGCGCCAGCATGCGCGTCCATGGATTGATTCAGGTTTGGAGCAGGCATCACAAGACCCTTACACCATTTCCAATATCGGTGAGCTGAAAATCAAGCTCCGCGCGGCTGAAGCTGTGCTGGATTTGGCGGCTGAGGCGATCGACCGCGCTGTAGAACATGCCACAGAAGAAACAGTCTCGGAAGCGACGCTGCTCACGGCAGAATCCAAGGTGCTGACCACTGAAATTGCGCTGCTGGCTGCCAACAAGCTGTTTGAACTGTCCGGCACGCGTTCGACACTTTCTGAGCTGAATTTAGACCGGCACTGGCGCAATGCGCGTACCCATACGCTGCATGATCCTGTGCGCTGGAAACTGAATTTAGTTGGCAATTACTACTTAAATGATATACCGCTGCCGCGCCATGCGTGGAGCTGAGAGGGAAAGATTATGACCATTCAAAATAAACAGAATTTATCGCTTGGCGCCAATTATGAACAGGTGGCCGGCAAATTCCGTCCGGTATTCCAGCGCATTGCTGAAGGCGCGCTTCAACGTGAAAAAAACCGTGAACTGCCGCGTGAACCGATTCAATGGCTGAAACAGGCTGGCTTTGGCGCAGTGCGTGTGCCTTCAGCTTTCGGCGGTGACGGGGTATCACAAAAACAGCTGTTTCAGCTGCTGATTGAGCTGGCCAAAGCGGATTCTAACATCGTGCAGGCATTGCGCGGGCATTTCGCTTTCGTTGAAGACCGTTTGAATGCGCATAAAACCGAAGATCAAAG
The sequence above is drawn from the Acinetobacter lanii genome and encodes:
- a CDS encoding methionine ABC transporter ATP-binding protein → MYEIRNLYKSYPLKNGGQAQVLKDINLSIAKGKITAIVGPSGSGKSTLSKCLSLLEHPSSGELILDGTVLNTLNAEALRQQRQKIGLIFQSSALLKRRTAAENIALPLEFLGVVDHQIQERVAYLLENVKLSDRANHYPAQLSGGQQQRVGIARALALQPSIVIADEATSGLDPDSTQSILKLLTELRDELGLSVILITHEMDVVRQIADDVAMLSHGEIAEQGSVLDLILNPESTIGSKILPLHIPSSLPADHTVFSATYSSAKNTPLNWLSQLSIQTGYGLDVHASTVEVISHATVGKLIFSLPDAVYCQHKTQLERQLVSWNVQYSIIQSAHPCPQHAAA
- a CDS encoding SfnB family sulfur acquisition oxidoreductase, translating into MTSKIEIKLKDAQNIPRDFYQHDPLAHVIRSDEEAIQIAQQLAHEFAKEASARDYERRLPLKEIEQYSASGLWGITIPKAFGGAGVSYRTLAEVVKIISSADSSLGQIAQNHWAFLEHIRLDASPQQQEFFFDQVLQGKRFGNAFSEKGSKTVADLTTVIEFESDHAVINGQKFFATGALLAHWVPVVAVNDGKPYAALVPQHTPGLTIINDWSGFGQRTTVSGSVLLDNVKVDLKYIVPIHQAFERPTAAGAISQFIQSAVDAGIARGAIQETIDYVRQHARPWIDSGLEQASQDPYTISNIGELKIKLRAAEAVLDLAAEAIDRAVEHATEETVSEATLLTAESKVLTTEIALLAANKLFELSGTRSTLSELNLDRHWRNARTHTLHDPVRWKLNLVGNYYLNDIPLPRHAWS